The following nucleotide sequence is from Nesterenkonia xinjiangensis.
CGGGCCTTCTTGGAGCCGGGGGCCGGACGCAGGTCGTGGACCTTGAGGACGTCGGACCCGGCAGCGTTGTTCTCTGCCATCACTTGGCCTCCTCGACATTCACGAGATGCTTCACACTGTTCAGCATGCCCACGGTGACGGCGTCGGCGTCTCGGACCACAGTGTGGCCGATCCGCTTCAGGCCCAGCGAACGCACGGTGTCACGGTGCTTCGGCGTGGCGCCGATGGTGGACTTCTTCTGGGTGATCTC
It contains:
- the rpmD gene encoding 50S ribosomal protein L30; the encoded protein is MRVTVNYTTAKNLVPGDRKLEITQKKSTIGATPKHRDTVRSLGLKRIGHTVVRDADAVTVGMLNSVKHLVNVEEAK